In Deinococcus roseus, a single window of DNA contains:
- a CDS encoding COG4705 family protein, whose protein sequence is MKQGRELQADRPRGVRNLLSKVPEVTVLFWTIKVLTTGMGEAASDFLAHTLGPVAAVAFGVLGLVVSLLWQFQQDQYRPGVYWTAVMMVSVFGTLAADAVHVALGIPYLVSALFFLVSLFITFWLWHRIEGTLSIHSIHTRRREVFYWVVVLCTFALGTAVGDLTAKTFHWGWLTSGVIFGVLFILPLMFQRLFRGQEILVFWVSYIFTRPYGASFADFMWVPVSQGGLGWGAGTVTLLLTGVIVLLVVVLALGRKEVRDA, encoded by the coding sequence ATGAAACAGGGCCGCGAACTGCAAGCTGATCGGCCCCGTGGGGTCCGAAACCTGCTGAGCAAGGTGCCAGAGGTCACGGTGCTGTTCTGGACCATCAAGGTGCTGACCACCGGGATGGGTGAAGCCGCCTCGGATTTTCTGGCCCACACTCTGGGGCCAGTGGCCGCGGTGGCCTTTGGGGTTCTGGGCCTGGTGGTTTCCCTGCTGTGGCAGTTCCAGCAGGACCAGTACCGGCCCGGAGTGTACTGGACGGCGGTGATGATGGTCAGTGTGTTTGGCACCCTGGCTGCGGACGCCGTGCATGTGGCCCTGGGCATCCCTTACCTGGTGTCTGCCCTGTTTTTCCTGGTCTCCCTGTTCATCACTTTCTGGCTCTGGCACCGCATTGAAGGTACACTGTCGATCCACAGCATCCACACCCGCAGGCGGGAGGTGTTCTACTGGGTGGTGGTGCTGTGCACCTTTGCACTGGGGACTGCAGTGGGCGATTTGACCGCCAAGACCTTCCACTGGGGCTGGCTGACTTCCGGAGTGATTTTTGGGGTGCTGTTCATCTTGCCCCTGATGTTTCAACGGCTGTTCAGAGGGCAAGAGATTCTGGTTTTCTGGGTGTCTTACATCTTCACCCGACCTTATGGAGCCTCTTTTGCGGATTTCATGTGGGTGCCCGTTTCACAGGGAGGGCTTGGGTGGGGAGCTGGGACCGTGACCCTGCTGCTGACCGGGGTGATTGTGCTACTGGTTGTGGTGTTGGCCCTGGGCAGAAAGGAAGTGCGTGATGCTTGA
- a CDS encoding undecaprenyl-diphosphate phosphatase, producing the protein MLDSIKAAIMGVVEGITEFLPISSTGHLIVTADLLHFRSSNAFEILIQLGGVLAVLVFYFRDIIKQAQRLTTSKEVRQFWLGILIAALPAGILALLFKKTIETHFFNATVVAISLIVGGIVMLIVEQLPRRETTHETTGITLRQALIVGLAQIFALIPGVSRSASTILGGMFSGMSRSAATGFSFYLSIPVLGGASLLSLIKDLHEVGQQGASTIFIGLLVSFGVSLLAIGWLLRFISRHNFQGFALYRIVAGTVILLLVSTGVITHA; encoded by the coding sequence ATGTTAGATTCGATCAAAGCCGCAATCATGGGCGTGGTGGAAGGCATCACCGAATTCCTGCCCATTTCCTCCACCGGGCACCTGATCGTCACTGCCGACCTGTTGCACTTTAGGAGCAGCAACGCATTCGAAATTCTCATTCAACTCGGTGGTGTGCTGGCCGTGCTGGTGTTTTACTTTCGGGACATCATCAAACAGGCCCAGAGACTCACCACCTCGAAAGAGGTCCGACAGTTCTGGCTGGGCATCCTCATTGCAGCTTTGCCGGCCGGGATTCTGGCCTTGCTGTTCAAGAAGACCATTGAAACCCATTTTTTCAATGCCACAGTGGTGGCGATCTCGCTGATTGTGGGGGGCATCGTGATGCTCATTGTAGAACAGTTGCCCAGACGGGAAACCACCCATGAGACCACAGGGATCACTCTGAGGCAGGCCCTCATCGTGGGTCTGGCCCAGATCTTTGCGTTGATCCCCGGCGTTTCCAGGAGTGCCAGCACCATCCTGGGAGGAATGTTCTCGGGCATGAGCCGTTCTGCAGCAACGGGTTTCAGTTTCTACCTCTCGATTCCGGTGCTCGGAGGTGCATCCCTGCTCTCCCTGATCAAAGACCTGCACGAGGTGGGTCAGCAGGGGGCCTCCACCATTTTCATCGGTCTGCTGGTGTCGTTTGGAGTCAGTTTGCTGGCCATTGGGTGGCTGCTCAGGTTCATTTCCCGGCACAATTTTCAGGGTTTCGCCCTCTACCGCATTGTGGCAGGGACTGTGATCCTGCTGCTGGTTTCCACCGGGGTGATCACCCATGCATAG